ACCGTGTCGATAGCTACAATCCCAAAACTTTCGCTCGATGAGTTAGTGACAAAATCAATTTTGACCTTCATTCCTATCCCCCTTTACAAACCCTGCTGGTCACATAAAGTCACTTCGGGCAAAACTGGGCATCCCCCAAAGCACATCTCATAACGCTGGCAGGAGGGACAGCGGCCTACAAACTTGCGGCGAAACCGCATGAACTGCTCCCCGTTCCACGCGTCTTCTAGGCTTCCCCCTCGCAAGGGCACGGCATAGGCGGGGTCTTGTTCAAAACTACACGGGTAGAGCGAGAGGTCAGGCGAAATGTAGGCTGAGAACCTGCCGGCTTCGCACGGCTCAATTGACGCCGGCCAAATCCGCGAGGTATAGCCGAGCAGCCCGGGCACGCTACAGCTGTCAAAGCCTGCTTTGGCGATGTACTCATTGTCGTCAAACAAGGAAAAGAACTCCTTGACGCGAGAATCGTCGTTCCTCAGCACGTTTGCCTTGCTGCCCCTGCCCACCGGCTTATGGAGCAGAAAGATGATGCGGTTGATCCCTGCAGGGAATTTATGGTATCGCATGCGCTCGATGGCCTCATCAATCGTGGCGTTGCTTAGGCAGTAGTGGATGTTAGTCTTTATGCCTGCCGCGAGAAGCATCTCAATTGCACCTAGGGTGTAAGAGCTGCGGTACCAACTTACGGCTACCGCCCCGCAGCTAGCTTTAATCGCCGGCATC
This sequence is a window from Selenomonadales bacterium. Protein-coding genes within it:
- a CDS encoding radical SAM protein; this translates as MMTVVDRTHRYVAVFNPETGVSVRSGMIDERGHDTGKDPFQASFPELLDIGIMGRCAHGQSGRCLMSGVECYQSGDEKSQPNMALGDFVRIIDECRGRTFQVALGGRGDPDMHDDFLEIIGYARKQGVVPNFTTSGFALRQELMPAIKASCGAVAVSWYRSSYTLGAIEMLLAAGIKTNIHYCLSNATIDEAIERMRYHKFPAGINRIIFLLHKPVGRGSKANVLRNDDSRVKEFFSLFDDNEYIAKAGFDSCSVPGLLGYTSRIWPASIEPCEAGRFSAYISPDLSLYPCSFEQDPAYAVPLRGGSLEDAWNGEQFMRFRRKFVGRCPSCQRYEMCFGGCPVLPEVTLCDQQGL